A single region of the Silene latifolia isolate original U9 population chromosome 8, ASM4854445v1, whole genome shotgun sequence genome encodes:
- the LOC141594886 gene encoding uncharacterized protein LOC141594886, whose protein sequence is MEVFVDASRMGTTISRFNPTTYEGTCEPKLLDNWHREMESVLEVVNCPDDMKVEQAVFYLRVESGVWWHREKEAAREYYKSIGELAIPWAEFKKELRNHFIPEHIRSKLRAEFDTFDMTDSVTLAEYYHNFNELSHNTEDIELSQLSLALRFEMGLSRKIMEKLCAGVISDLKEVYERERDILRGWLTCPRRPKKRKVRKERLRVKVVTSQASSVVTTTRLELILVGLALMGDLNLGEEVVGV, encoded by the coding sequence ATGGAAGTATTTGTTGATGCATCCCGAATGGGCACCACTATTTCCCGATTCAACCCTACCACCTATGAGGGCACATGCGAGCCCAAATTGCTCGACAACTGGCACCGGGAGATGGAAAGTGTTTTGGAAGTTGTTAACTGTCCGGATGACATGAAAGTGGAACAGGCTGTGTTTTATCTGAGAGTAGAATCTGGGGTGTGGTGGCACCGTGAAAAGGAGGCTGCACGTGAGTATTACAAGAGCATAGGTGAACTCGCAATTCCTTGGGCGGAGTTCAAGAAGGAATTGAGGAATCACTTCATTCCGGAGCATATCCGTAGCAAGTTGAGGGCCGAGTTTGACACTTTTGATATGACTGATAGTGTGACCTTGGCTGAGTACTATCACAATTTCAATGAGCTGTCGCACAATACAGAGGACATTGAGCTGAGTCAACTGAGTCTGGCTCTCCGTTTCGAGATGGGGTTATCGCggaagattatggagaagctatGTGCTGGGGTGATCTCTGACTTAAAGGAGGTTTACGAGAGAGAGCGGGACATTCTGAGAGGTTGGTTGACATGCCCAAGGAGGCCAAAGAAAAGgaaagtgagaaaagaaaggctgagagtgaaggtggtaaCCAGTCAAGCTTCAAGCGTGGTAACCACAACCAGGCTAGAGCTTATTCTGGTGGGTCTGGCTTTAATGGGGGATCTCAATTTGGGGGAAGAGGTGGTCGGAGTATGA